The Thalassotalea nanhaiensis genome has a window encoding:
- a CDS encoding two-component regulator propeller domain-containing protein, whose amino-acid sequence MTTNKSQYILLLTVSLIFSALFLLFSSQTFASNITNQNQIQFTNLNDTEILSHPAVNTITQDEMGFIWLGNQNGLNRFDGISSTIYTHMPGEPNSLASTWVKKVFVDSENRLWVLGNGGISLYLSEIDGFKNFNDIERHKEVLGNIYQTVIEDENGDLWFGSIDKGITILDVKTSAFTSLEALNGESILDLFIDNSQNVWVATEKNGLKVKLKGQDDFLSFTPTSAIPISSNKIQTVYEDLEHNLWVATQDAGVFIFDLNKGVIKSFTHQKNDNASLCSNYVYDIYQDRNNTLWLATDAGLCQFNPQTETFIRHTLNTARANSLIDNRVTTLFQDTGGVMWVGTFAGVSRWNAVLTPFTHVSKNFGIGTELSSNVVAALAEDSKGNIYVGTWGGGLNIIESATGNIKQIHADKTNPVALQDDRVMNLLIDKSDNLWLGTFGSGLHYKSSKTDTFKIYQHDPTDQNSLSSNAISKIVELDNGSLVIATFGGGVNILHKNGNISRILHDENDDNSISSNKVIDVMVENKQSLWIATRGAGINHYNLATGDNTRLQANDEQEHSLKTNNIVSLLNTEEYIWLATEDFGIARLSKNEYYQGNAHFEQIGISQGMPSNVAYGLVEDNNGYIWVSHTRGLTRLSSTDLSINNFNKTHGLQEDDFNTGAHFKSKSGRIYFGGPNGFNSFMPDNVPINTYEPPLRFTKFSKNNKTIPIHHMFRNDGVLELDYSDSFLDFKFAALDYTKPENNKYQYMMEGLNSEWIETTSNNIPFTSLQHGSYLLRVKGSNNDGIWSKDELSITIHVNPPFWLSLPAYICYFLVLFIAALLMYKRQQYKRQQLLDAQKQLQAEVKLRTQELQNANSALEQAIVETNSAKDLAEKAAQTKSNFLATMSHEIRTPMNSIIGMSDLLLKTGLNRTQNHYAESVQKAGSMLLELINDILDFSKMEAEKVQLDLQIFDYHKLIEETCFLFANKAHEKGVELSIYIDPDCVKLINADSLRIRQVIANLLGNAIKFTESGFIELNTRSEQGTLYISVKDSGVGISKTNQTKIFQSFQQEDNSTTRKFGGTGLGLAITEKLVQLMSGTIAVDSIPEKGATFTVTMPLLDCQQAKDDVEHQLNYQIMVLTEDDIVKKMTLNLLSRLNIQHQTLSIEKLQLTVSATNENVIYLVDEQLLSQTEVYKHLETVVDKVVVLNRTTSSPSLLAHARYLEKPLRKDSLLDVLQDCEDGKKVDEKSKNPHIVEEVDEFKAHILLVEDAITNQEVAKAMLHLYGCEIDIADNGAIAVEKIKTMQYDLIFMDCQMPVMDGFKATQLIREWQSQNELEETPIVALTAGVGLGYEHECINAGMNEHISKPFTTEVLLNVLKKYLNNLIVLNDDVVVSDEISDFEYCDNSEALIDFAAIEAIRDIEKITNRKIYQRVLTSFKAEIIVKIDDLMVYLDKLDSENIRKTAHAMKSLCANVGAKELTNICIFIEHESAKGNISECQFSANNINEIYQNTIVLLEELSKEVV is encoded by the coding sequence ATGACCACTAATAAGAGTCAGTATATTTTATTGCTGACCGTATCTCTTATATTTTCCGCTTTGTTTTTACTGTTCAGTAGTCAGACATTTGCATCAAATATTACTAATCAAAATCAAATTCAGTTTACTAACTTGAATGATACCGAAATACTTTCGCACCCGGCTGTTAATACCATAACTCAAGATGAAATGGGTTTTATATGGCTTGGTAATCAAAATGGTTTAAATCGCTTTGATGGGATATCTTCAACCATTTATACCCACATGCCAGGTGAACCAAACAGCCTCGCAAGTACTTGGGTTAAAAAGGTTTTTGTTGATTCAGAAAATAGACTTTGGGTATTGGGAAATGGCGGGATCAGTCTATACCTATCGGAAATCGATGGGTTCAAAAATTTTAATGATATAGAACGTCATAAAGAGGTACTTGGGAATATTTATCAAACGGTCATAGAAGATGAAAATGGTGATTTATGGTTTGGAAGTATTGATAAAGGTATCACCATATTAGACGTCAAAACATCAGCATTTACTTCATTAGAAGCGTTAAATGGAGAATCGATTTTAGATTTGTTTATTGATAATAGTCAAAACGTATGGGTCGCTACTGAAAAAAATGGTTTAAAGGTCAAACTGAAAGGTCAGGATGATTTTCTGTCTTTTACGCCAACCAGTGCTATTCCTATTTCAAGTAACAAAATTCAAACCGTTTATGAAGACTTAGAACATAATTTATGGGTGGCTACACAGGATGCAGGTGTTTTCATTTTTGATCTGAATAAAGGAGTAATAAAATCTTTTACTCATCAAAAAAATGATAATGCCAGTTTATGCTCTAATTATGTATATGATATTTATCAAGATAGAAACAATACATTGTGGCTAGCAACAGATGCAGGCCTTTGTCAGTTTAACCCTCAAACAGAAACATTCATTCGCCATACGTTAAATACCGCTAGAGCCAATAGTTTAATCGATAACAGAGTAACTACACTGTTTCAAGACACTGGAGGGGTCATGTGGGTAGGTACCTTTGCCGGTGTTAGTCGTTGGAATGCGGTCTTAACTCCATTTACTCACGTGAGTAAAAACTTTGGTATTGGTACTGAACTTTCATCTAATGTTGTCGCCGCTCTTGCAGAAGATTCAAAAGGAAACATTTACGTAGGTACCTGGGGCGGTGGTCTTAATATTATTGAATCTGCAACTGGAAATATAAAACAAATTCATGCGGATAAAACTAATCCTGTCGCTTTACAAGATGATCGAGTGATGAATTTGTTGATCGATAAATCAGACAATTTATGGCTAGGAACATTTGGCTCGGGTTTACACTATAAATCTAGTAAAACTGATACGTTTAAAATTTATCAACATGATCCAACAGATCAAAATTCACTTAGTAGTAATGCTATCAGTAAAATAGTCGAACTGGATAACGGATCTTTAGTCATTGCCACATTTGGTGGCGGGGTTAACATTCTTCATAAAAATGGCAATATCTCGCGTATTTTACATGACGAGAATGATGACAACTCAATATCGAGCAATAAAGTTATCGACGTAATGGTTGAGAATAAACAAAGCTTATGGATAGCAACGCGCGGGGCTGGCATTAACCATTATAATTTAGCAACCGGCGATAACACTCGTCTGCAGGCCAATGATGAGCAAGAACACTCATTAAAAACCAATAATATTGTAAGTTTATTAAATACAGAAGAATACATCTGGCTTGCCACTGAAGATTTTGGTATCGCACGTTTAAGTAAAAATGAGTATTACCAAGGTAATGCTCATTTTGAACAAATCGGTATAAGTCAAGGAATGCCAAGTAATGTAGCTTATGGCCTTGTTGAAGATAACAATGGTTATATTTGGGTAAGTCATACAAGAGGGTTAACTCGCTTATCGTCAACAGATTTATCAATTAATAACTTTAATAAAACTCATGGCTTGCAAGAAGATGACTTTAATACCGGCGCTCATTTTAAGTCAAAATCTGGGCGAATATATTTTGGTGGTCCTAATGGCTTTAATTCGTTTATGCCAGATAATGTACCGATCAATACCTACGAGCCACCATTAAGATTTACTAAGTTTTCCAAAAATAATAAAACCATTCCAATACACCATATGTTTCGTAATGATGGAGTCTTAGAGCTTGATTATTCGGACTCATTTTTAGATTTTAAATTTGCTGCATTGGATTATACCAAACCAGAAAACAATAAATATCAATACATGATGGAAGGCTTGAATTCAGAGTGGATTGAAACCACAAGCAATAATATTCCATTTACCAGCTTACAGCATGGAAGTTATCTGTTAAGGGTTAAAGGATCAAATAATGATGGTATCTGGAGTAAGGATGAATTATCTATAACTATCCACGTTAATCCGCCATTTTGGCTAAGTTTACCTGCTTATATTTGTTATTTTTTAGTGTTGTTTATTGCTGCACTCCTAATGTATAAACGTCAACAATACAAACGTCAGCAGTTGCTAGATGCACAAAAGCAATTACAAGCTGAGGTTAAATTACGTACCCAAGAGTTGCAAAATGCCAACAGTGCTCTCGAACAAGCAATAGTCGAAACCAATAGCGCTAAAGATCTTGCTGAAAAGGCTGCTCAAACAAAATCAAACTTCTTGGCAACAATGAGCCATGAAATTAGAACGCCAATGAATAGTATTATAGGCATGAGTGATCTTCTGCTTAAAACCGGGTTAAATCGAACTCAAAATCATTACGCCGAATCAGTACAAAAAGCTGGGTCAATGTTACTGGAGTTGATCAACGACATTTTAGACTTTTCTAAAATGGAAGCTGAAAAAGTGCAATTGGATCTACAAATCTTTGACTACCACAAACTTATTGAAGAAACGTGTTTTCTATTTGCCAATAAAGCCCATGAAAAAGGTGTTGAACTTTCTATTTACATTGACCCTGATTGCGTAAAATTAATTAATGCCGATTCGTTACGAATTAGGCAGGTTATTGCTAACTTGTTGGGTAATGCAATCAAGTTTACTGAAAGCGGCTTTATTGAATTGAATACTCGTTCTGAGCAGGGCACTTTGTATATTTCTGTTAAAGACAGTGGCGTAGGTATCAGCAAAACTAACCAAACCAAAATATTTCAGTCTTTCCAACAAGAAGATAACTCAACCACTCGCAAGTTCGGCGGTACAGGTTTAGGACTGGCAATCACTGAAAAATTGGTGCAATTAATGTCAGGTACTATTGCTGTTGATTCTATACCTGAAAAAGGAGCAACCTTCACCGTAACCATGCCTTTACTTGATTGTCAGCAAGCCAAAGATGATGTAGAACATCAATTAAATTACCAAATAATGGTGTTGACTGAAGATGACATTGTTAAAAAAATGACTTTAAATTTGCTCAGCAGGCTTAACATCCAGCATCAAACGTTAAGTATTGAGAAACTTCAACTCACTGTTTCGGCAACAAACGAAAATGTCATTTATTTAGTAGATGAACAATTGCTGTCACAAACAGAAGTTTATAAGCACTTAGAAACGGTCGTTGACAAAGTAGTAGTGCTAAATAGAACTACATCATCTCCTAGTTTATTAGCCCACGCTAGATACTTGGAAAAACCATTACGAAAAGATTCTTTGTTGGACGTATTACAAGATTGTGAAGATGGGAAAAAGGTTGATGAAAAATCCAAAAATCCTCACATTGTTGAAGAAGTTGATGAGTTTAAAGCACATATATTACTCGTCGAAGATGCCATTACCAATCAAGAAGTGGCTAAAGCAATGTTACACTTGTACGGTTGTGAAATTGATATCGCCGACAACGGTGCTATTGCTGTCGAAAAGATTAAGACTATGCAATATGACCTAATCTTTATGGATTGCCAAATGCCTGTCATGGATGGTTTTAAGGCAACGCAGTTAATCCGTGAATGGCAAAGTCAAAATGAACTCGAAGAAACGCCTATCGTGGCGTTAACTGCGGGAGTTGGATTAGGTTATGAACATGAATGTATTAATGCAGGTATGAATGAACACATAAGTAAACCTTTTACCACTGAAGTATTGTTGAATGTATTAAAGAAATATCTTAATAACCTCATTGTACTTAACGATGACGTTGTTGTTAGTGATGAAATAAGCGACTTTGAATATTGTGATAATTCAGAAGCACTAATTGATTTTGCTGCTATAGAGGCGATTCGTGATATTGAAAAAATTACCAATCGAAAAATTTATCAACGAGTTTTAACGTCGTTTAAAGCAGAGATTATTGTAAAAATAGATGATCTAATGGTTTATCTGGATAAACTGGATAGTGAGAATATACGTAAAACTGCACACGCCATGAAATCTTTATGTGCAAATGTAGGTGCGAAAGAGTTAACAAATATTTGTATTTTTATTGAACATGAATCGGCGAAAGGTAACATTTCTGAATGCCAATTTAGTGCCAACAATATAAATGAAATTTACCAAAATACAATCGTTTTACTCGAAGAGTTATCGAAGGAAGTTGTATGA
- a CDS encoding two-component system response regulator, with protein MNNAELNLYNKAKVLICDDDPTYLILMRDTLEAQGFEVIEAADGDTALIKFFTMQPDVILLDVEMPGLSGYEVCQQIRAHKSGKDVPILMVTGADDYKSILKSYEIGATDFLPKPIRWPMIAHRVRYMLRSRDALRELKDSQEKLKYLAYYDSLTGLANRESFNHHLEKFLLLAERSSHHVGVLFIDLDRFKRINDTLGHGFGDRVLQKVAKVLESNLRNSDLLARGNDEVLTSEVARLGGDEFTVFLSQVDHVDDIAQVAQRIIQSLSKPIKIDQFEVTVTPSIGISVYPDDGLNVTNLMKNADVAMYHAKEQGRCCFKFYSDSLNCRAIERLELEQELRKALQNDEFELYYQPQIDVEKDQIVSVEALIRWHNPKHGLISPAEFIPIAEETGLIIDIGEWVLKTACQQAKLWLDQSGNECRVSVNLSSVQFKRGSLVGFIQTVLEETALPANLLELELTESAIMTDVEENIVRLQQIKALGVGIAIDDFGTGYSSLSYLKKFPISTLKIDRSFITDIDTSADAAAIVKAIIVLAETLNLDVIAEGVETKGQLQILQSFNCSLIQGYLFSPPINANNFEKLLINDLHLVAS; from the coding sequence ATGAACAATGCAGAGTTAAATCTATACAATAAAGCTAAAGTGCTTATTTGTGATGATGACCCAACATATTTAATCTTAATGCGAGATACGCTTGAAGCTCAAGGTTTCGAAGTTATTGAAGCTGCTGATGGTGATACCGCGTTAATTAAGTTTTTTACTATGCAACCTGATGTGATATTACTTGATGTTGAAATGCCAGGTCTAAGTGGTTATGAAGTTTGTCAACAAATCAGGGCGCATAAATCAGGTAAAGACGTACCAATTTTAATGGTAACAGGCGCTGATGATTATAAATCAATTTTAAAATCCTATGAAATAGGCGCGACAGATTTCTTACCAAAACCAATTCGCTGGCCAATGATTGCACACAGAGTGCGTTATATGCTGCGTAGCAGAGATGCGTTAAGAGAGTTAAAAGACTCTCAAGAAAAACTTAAGTATTTAGCGTATTACGATAGCTTAACAGGGCTGGCAAATCGAGAAAGCTTTAACCATCACTTAGAAAAATTTTTATTGTTGGCTGAACGCAGTAGTCATCATGTTGGTGTGTTATTTATTGATTTAGATAGGTTTAAACGGATCAATGACACCCTTGGTCATGGTTTTGGTGATCGAGTTTTACAAAAGGTTGCCAAAGTATTAGAAAGTAACCTTAGAAATTCTGATTTATTAGCTCGTGGTAACGATGAGGTGTTAACGTCAGAAGTTGCTCGCCTAGGTGGTGATGAGTTTACCGTGTTTCTAAGTCAAGTTGATCATGTTGATGATATTGCTCAAGTTGCCCAGCGGATAATACAGTCCTTGTCAAAACCGATAAAAATAGATCAGTTTGAAGTCACAGTAACACCGAGTATCGGAATTTCTGTGTATCCTGATGATGGCTTAAATGTTACCAATTTAATGAAAAATGCTGATGTTGCTATGTATCACGCAAAGGAACAGGGGCGATGTTGCTTTAAATTTTACTCTGACTCTTTAAATTGTAGGGCAATTGAACGGTTAGAGCTTGAACAAGAATTACGTAAAGCTTTACAAAATGATGAATTTGAATTGTATTACCAACCGCAAATTGATGTTGAAAAAGATCAAATAGTAAGCGTAGAAGCGTTAATTAGATGGCATAACCCTAAACATGGATTAATTTCTCCTGCGGAGTTTATTCCAATTGCCGAAGAAACTGGTTTGATCATAGACATAGGTGAATGGGTTCTTAAAACCGCATGCCAACAAGCTAAATTGTGGTTAGACCAAAGTGGCAATGAATGTCGTGTATCAGTTAACTTATCTTCTGTACAATTTAAACGCGGTTCATTGGTTGGCTTCATTCAAACAGTACTTGAAGAAACTGCATTACCAGCTAATTTACTTGAGTTAGAGCTTACTGAAAGCGCAATTATGACCGATGTTGAAGAGAATATTGTTCGTCTGCAACAAATTAAGGCATTAGGGGTTGGAATTGCAATCGATGATTTTGGCACAGGCTATTCATCGCTTAGTTATCTAAAGAAATTCCCTATTAGTACACTTAAAATTGATCGTTCGTTTATCACTGATATTGATACTTCTGCAGATGCTGCTGCTATTGTAAAAGCAATTATTGTTTTGGCTGAAACATTAAACCTTGATGTAATAGCCGAAGGCGTAGAAACGAAAGGGCAGTTACAAATTTTACAAAGTTTCAATTGTTCATTAATTCAGGGATACTTATTTAGCCCTCCGATCAATGCAAATAACTTTGAAAAGTTACTTATTAATGATCTTCATCTGGTTGCGAGCTGA
- a CDS encoding sigma 54-interacting transcriptional regulator, with amino-acid sequence MINTNNNKTVLLISNSESSTEISASLKQQNLIVSLSSQNINQVVSTREFVGFDFVIIDTKDIESAIDKERLSTQMNCPVLFLNAEHEPSAMDNYQQAKYTFSEFFWPINEIELQQKLHLSLYKFNIREQEQKQSHLLQNTISCIGDILVYLDQQGEVVDISNTAELLFGKTLEDVRGKPWYNLIQTRLDLTAKQSQQFISTAIKIQTVTKLQPLAIQIAHGSSQLVDGVVGPISYANGTKGVVLILRQLTSLNSLPKEFNFVPKNKDNASETALVSGILLLSPDNFNELNLQHGRNYGDKVLYSIGDLLREFVRPTDMASHYGGTMFMVMFSQSSAAQIKNIVNQLQKRLKEHKFLEEKTSLNFSIGVAINSKLLNYSPVELFYQANYSLSQARELGGAQIREWQSQNAMLQIGNLDRLSGNVSQSANNDYQKMLMQWSILNFLNEIEQLPVFIKELLSQVINGFGLKAAGFYTLENNSLNLQQALNSSGNELTNADVCLSENQVSHIKSIQNEHGKVFTSVLADHGIEKIIPIYVPNKPGAFLWLSSDQDQDITSKDHHVLYNIADFAAVKIERLCAGANDTKQVESSNSLNFWYQSSAMANLMKEVEMVAPTNATVLITGESGTGKEMLAQSIHQLSDRKDKPFIIFDCGAVVESLVESELFGHQKGAFTGANRDVAGRIHEANGGTLFLDEIGELPLEVQVKLLRFVQEKQYSKVGSGQVKKVDVRLVAATNVDLKEQITKGKFRQDLYFRLNVFKIENVPLRQRTDDILLIAKSYLDIFSTEYNKGIIDFSEQAKQALLEYQWPGNIRELKNLVHRSVIVCSDNVVSCNNLGLFPAELSINNDTEKMAGQNNNQTETVVVNNDFAINQTSVNDEVPEQSISIAKNVINHCLTSNSSEAIIAIGPWVEYQLYRLSLEQHQHVALQAANSLNIAESTFRRRWKKLQADAELINAPGFYEQFALVEHIQQLNMVESKVAYSQSLLAQACKELRLSLKLTSSLLAVSAPTLRRLVAR; translated from the coding sequence ATGATTAATACAAATAATAACAAAACAGTGTTGCTAATAAGCAATAGTGAAAGTTCGACTGAAATTTCTGCTTCATTAAAGCAACAAAATTTAATCGTTTCCTTAAGTTCTCAAAACATTAATCAGGTGGTTTCCACAAGAGAGTTTGTTGGTTTCGATTTTGTTATTATTGATACCAAAGACATTGAGTCTGCGATAGATAAAGAACGTTTATCTACTCAAATGAATTGCCCGGTTCTTTTTCTCAATGCAGAGCATGAACCTAGTGCTATGGACAACTATCAGCAAGCAAAATATACATTCAGTGAATTTTTCTGGCCGATAAATGAGATTGAACTTCAGCAAAAACTTCATCTATCTCTATATAAATTTAATATTCGCGAACAAGAACAAAAACAAAGCCATTTATTACAAAACACCATTTCCTGTATAGGCGATATTTTAGTTTACCTTGACCAGCAAGGTGAGGTAGTTGATATCAGTAATACTGCCGAACTATTATTTGGAAAAACTCTCGAAGATGTTAGAGGAAAGCCTTGGTATAACTTGATTCAAACGCGATTAGATTTAACCGCTAAACAATCCCAACAATTTATTTCTACGGCGATAAAAATTCAAACCGTAACCAAGCTTCAACCGTTGGCTATTCAAATTGCTCATGGATCAAGCCAACTGGTAGATGGCGTTGTAGGTCCTATATCATACGCCAATGGCACTAAAGGCGTAGTACTTATTCTTAGGCAGCTTACTAGTTTAAACAGCTTGCCGAAAGAATTTAATTTTGTCCCTAAAAATAAAGATAATGCTTCTGAAACAGCCTTAGTTTCAGGCATTTTATTGCTTAGCCCTGATAACTTTAATGAGCTAAATTTACAGCATGGGCGTAATTATGGTGACAAAGTACTTTACAGTATTGGTGATTTGTTAAGAGAGTTTGTTCGTCCTACAGATATGGCATCCCATTATGGCGGTACCATGTTTATGGTGATGTTTTCCCAAAGTAGTGCGGCACAAATTAAGAATATTGTTAATCAACTACAAAAAAGGTTAAAAGAGCATAAATTCCTTGAAGAGAAAACATCCCTAAACTTTAGCATTGGCGTAGCAATAAATTCAAAGCTGCTAAACTATTCTCCGGTAGAATTGTTTTATCAAGCAAATTATTCACTCTCTCAGGCGAGAGAATTAGGTGGGGCGCAAATTAGGGAATGGCAATCACAAAATGCCATGCTGCAAATTGGTAATTTAGATAGATTAAGTGGTAATGTTTCCCAATCGGCCAATAATGATTACCAAAAAATGCTGATGCAATGGAGTATTCTTAATTTTCTCAATGAAATCGAACAATTGCCAGTATTTATCAAAGAGTTACTTAGTCAGGTAATTAACGGATTTGGCTTGAAAGCTGCTGGCTTTTACACCTTGGAAAACAATTCACTTAACTTGCAACAAGCGTTAAATAGTTCTGGAAATGAATTAACCAATGCGGATGTTTGTTTATCTGAAAACCAAGTATCTCACATCAAATCAATTCAAAATGAACATGGTAAAGTTTTTACCTCTGTATTAGCTGATCACGGCATAGAAAAAATAATTCCAATTTATGTTCCAAACAAACCAGGCGCATTTCTTTGGCTTTCCAGCGATCAAGATCAGGATATAACGTCTAAAGATCATCACGTTTTGTATAATATAGCCGACTTTGCTGCGGTTAAGATAGAGCGCTTATGTGCTGGAGCAAATGATACTAAACAGGTTGAGTCTAGCAATTCATTGAACTTTTGGTATCAATCTAGTGCCATGGCTAATTTAATGAAAGAAGTTGAAATGGTCGCGCCTACCAACGCAACTGTATTAATTACCGGTGAATCGGGTACTGGTAAAGAAATGTTAGCGCAAAGTATACATCAACTTAGTGATCGTAAAGATAAACCTTTTATTATTTTTGATTGTGGCGCGGTTGTTGAGAGTTTGGTTGAAAGTGAATTGTTTGGCCATCAAAAAGGTGCATTTACTGGAGCTAACAGGGATGTAGCAGGGCGAATTCATGAAGCTAATGGCGGAACTTTGTTCTTAGACGAAATAGGTGAATTGCCGCTTGAGGTGCAAGTGAAATTATTGCGCTTCGTACAAGAAAAACAATATTCAAAAGTTGGTAGTGGCCAGGTTAAAAAAGTTGACGTGCGGCTCGTTGCAGCAACTAATGTAGATTTAAAGGAACAAATTACCAAAGGTAAATTTCGTCAAGATCTCTATTTTCGTTTAAATGTTTTCAAGATTGAAAATGTACCATTAAGACAGAGAACTGACGATATTCTACTTATCGCAAAATCATATTTAGATATTTTCTCAACAGAATATAATAAAGGTATTATTGACTTTAGTGAGCAGGCAAAACAAGCACTATTGGAATACCAGTGGCCAGGAAATATCAGAGAACTTAAAAATTTAGTACACCGCTCTGTTATCGTATGTAGTGATAATGTTGTATCTTGCAATAACTTAGGCTTATTTCCTGCAGAGCTAAGTATCAATAATGATACAGAAAAAATGGCAGGACAAAACAATAATCAAACCGAAACTGTTGTCGTAAATAATGATTTTGCTATAAACCAAACTAGTGTAAATGACGAGGTGCCTGAACAGTCAATCAGTATTGCAAAAAATGTAATAAATCACTGTTTAACATCTAATTCTAGTGAAGCCATAATTGCAATTGGACCTTGGGTAGAATACCAACTCTACCGACTTAGTCTTGAGCAGCATCAACACGTTGCTTTGCAAGCTGCTAATAGTTTGAATATAGCCGAAAGCACATTCCGTCGACGTTGGAAAAAATTACAAGCCGATGCCGAATTAATTAATGCCCCCGGTTTTTATGAACAATTTGCTTTAGTTGAGCATATTCAACAATTGAATATGGTTGAATCAAAAGTTGCTTATTCACAATCGTTGCTTGCACAAGCCTGCAAAGAATTGCGTCTAAGCCTAAAGTTAACCAGTAGTTTACTCGCCGTTTCAGCACCAACATTACGACGTTTAGTAGCACGCTAG
- a CDS encoding DUF2982 domain-containing protein has translation MDNKNTLIIKPNSKRNGLFLLTLGLILMLICFMLNLAYWHLFKLQLTALMLASFIVVLIGYFKHSEPSISYKITPQTITYYHRRGKWQINWSDIIRVGVISSEIQGERVRLPYIGIKLTSLEPLATTVTPRLANKLLHEQQELCKLAVQNSQLTIAQAAIHFDGFKTKGSLLKGPVGAWLHQSKNLNLAYGYHVYLPEGSFDRDTDQFVGLLKQCHAYSSQYTKSIE, from the coding sequence ATGGATAATAAAAACACCCTGATAATTAAACCCAATTCTAAACGTAACGGTTTGTTTTTATTAACATTAGGTTTAATACTTATGCTCATATGCTTTATGTTAAATTTAGCTTATTGGCATTTGTTTAAATTACAATTAACAGCCTTAATGTTGGCGAGTTTTATTGTTGTTTTAATTGGATATTTTAAACATAGTGAACCAAGTATCAGCTACAAAATAACGCCGCAAACAATCACTTATTATCATCGAAGGGGAAAATGGCAAATTAATTGGTCAGACATAATACGAGTTGGCGTGATAAGCTCAGAAATACAAGGTGAGAGAGTCCGTTTACCCTACATAGGTATAAAACTTACCTCTTTAGAGCCGTTAGCAACAACAGTTACCCCAAGATTGGCAAATAAACTCCTTCATGAACAACAAGAATTATGCAAATTAGCAGTTCAAAACTCACAATTAACAATAGCGCAAGCTGCTATTCACTTCGACGGATTCAAGACAAAAGGATCGTTATTAAAGGGTCCTGTAGGAGCTTGGTTGCATCAGAGTAAAAATTTGAACCTTGCTTATGGATACCATGTATATTTGCCCGAAGGCAGCTTTGATCGAGATACAGATCAGTTTGTAGGCTTACTAAAGCAATGCCATGCTTATTCATCTCAATATACTAAATCAATTGAGTAA